The following are encoded together in the Vigna angularis cultivar LongXiaoDou No.4 chromosome 9, ASM1680809v1, whole genome shotgun sequence genome:
- the LOC108319235 gene encoding uncharacterized protein LOC108319235, translating into MEWSSKSASRAYLDTLQLCENKKREDGIWRDGNPESNELISALAAGMKAKLIVEVTSCVTLYTIALAVAARQTAGRFLCFIPKSLLRQSKEAIMNSGLADQVEFRTEDPSKLLSLYHNIDFFLVHCRDDNYTRLLNLVDVSMKRSVIVVAKHVLCDKKGLRWHIRGKHEKPEVRSLSHLGNAMEVSRICMNDDSDKKRRKSLWIAKFDEESGEEHIYRVPQVD; encoded by the exons ATGGAATGGTCTTCAAAATCTGCTTCAAGGGCATACCTTGATACCCTTCAACTG TGCGAgaataaaaagagagaagatGGGATTTGGAGAGATGGAAATCCTGAAAGCAATGAACTTATATCAGCATTAGCAGCAGGAATGAAAGCAAAACTGATAGTGGAAGTGACTTCTTGTGTGACCCTTTATACCATAGCTCTAGCAGTTGCTGCAAGACAAACTGCTGGCAGATTCCTCTGTTTTATCCCTAAATCACTCCTTCGTCAATCCAAAGAAGCCATCATGAACTCAGGTCTTGCAGACCAAGTAGAATTTAGAACAGAAGATCCCTCCAAGCTACTATCTCTCTATCACAACATTGATTTCTTTCTAGTTCATTGCAGGGATGACAACTACACAAGGTTGCTCAACTTGGTAGATGTTAGTATGAAAAGATCAGTAATAGTAGTGGCAAAGCATGTGCTTTGTGATAAAAAAGGGCTCAGATGGCATATAAgaggaaaacatgaaaaaccaGAAGTAAGATCTCTAAGCCATCTTGGGAATGCCATGGAAGTTTCAAGGATTTGCATGAATGATGACagtgataagaaaagaagaaaaagtttatgGATTGCAAAATTTGATGAGGAGAGTGGTGAAGAACATATTTATAGAGTACCTCAGGTTGATTGA
- the LOC108319253 gene encoding cytochrome b561 and DOMON domain-containing protein At3g61750, translated as MAKSGSWTRIWPSFVRLCLLNLVLNFKITALADDTGTVAATTENTCKNTNYQTFLPPPYQNISHMICTPVWHTFELRYILNGDTTTMILSAPYTIGWVGIGFSRDGMMVGSSAMVGWISKHGHAKIKQFYLRGRRQSEVIIDKGELPLNNVPAAVATNGAEIHLAFQLQTTTPFQKQPILLAFGSKYPQNHHLSNHEDKTAIVFDFSAGSTGPVSHELTQMRTNHGILGIIGWGLILPVGAIIARYFRHKDPLWLYLHAIIQFVGFTFGLSTVILGLQLYSKMHAHIQAHRGIGIFALVLSILQIFALILRPKKDSKIRKIWNLYHGWFGRLALIFAAINIVLGMQAAGAGSDWKIGYGFLFGIMVTAAIVLEVLAYLKRSEMRSLPPNFQIDPVGGPTFPRGM; from the exons ATGGCAAAGAGTGGATCTTGGACTCGGATATGGCCATCTTTTGTCAGGCTATGTCTTCTGAATCTTGtcttgaatttcaaaatcacaGCATTGGCTGATGACACTGGAACTGTTGCTGCTACGACAGAAAACACCTGCAAGAACACAAATTATCAAACTTTCCTCCCTCCACCGTACCAGAATATCTCCCACATGATATGCACACCTGTATGGCATACCTTTGAATTGAGG TACATCCTGAATGGTGATACCACAACTATGATACTATCTGCTCCCTACACTATAGGGTGGGTAGGAATTGGATTTTCCAGAGATGGCATGATGGTTGGTTCCAGTGCAATGGTTGGATGGATTAGTAAACATGGTCATGCAAAAATAAAGCAATTTTACCTAAGAGGAAGGAGGCAATCAGAAGTCATAATAGACAAAGGGGAACTTCCCCTCAATAATGTCCCTGCAGCTGTGGCCACTAATGGGGCTGAAATTCATTTGGCATTTCAGTTGCAGACCACAACCCCATTTCAGAAACAGCCAATTCTGTTGGCCTTTGGCAGTAAATATCCACAGAACCACCACCTCTCCAACCATGAAGACAAAACAGCAATTGTGTTTGATTTCTCTGCAG GTTCTACGGGTCCTGTATCCCATGAATTGACTCAGATGAGAACGAATCATGGAATTTTGGGCATAATAGGGTGGGGTCTGATCCTGCCTGTAGGGGCAATTATTGCTAGATATTTCAGGCACAAGGATCCCTTATGGCTCTATCTCCATGCAATCATTCAGTTTGTGGGATTCACATTTGGGCTTAGTACAGTCATTCTTGGATTACAACTCTATTCCAAAATGCATGCCCATATACAAGCTCACAGAGGCATAGGCATCTTTGCTCTCGTACTGAGTATTCTTCAG ATTTTTGCATTGATCTTAAGACCAAAGAAGGATTCCAAGATCCGAAAAATTTGGAATTTGTACCACGGTTGGTTTGGAAGGTTGGCACTCATATTTGCGGCCATTAACATAGTGCTGGGGATGCAAGCTGCTGGGGCAGGAAGTGATTGGAAGATAGGCTATGGGTTCCTTTTTGGTATTATGGTTACTGCAGCAATTGTTCTTGAAGTATTGGCTTATTTAAAAAGATCAGAGATGCGTTCTCTACCTCCTAACTTTCAAATAGACCCTGTTGGAGGACCTACATTTCCAA